One Narcine bancroftii isolate sNarBan1 chromosome 3, sNarBan1.hap1, whole genome shotgun sequence DNA window includes the following coding sequences:
- the LOC138756429 gene encoding microfibril-associated glycoprotein 4-like, whose product MRTQHYLLLCLAALLNQQVLMMPLINWNKHQLKLDTRPLMFPVRLLGVDARTLNRGIPWLSVALDCVDIFHQGFHTSGVYPIYPSGPFLPLSVYCDMETDGGGWTVFQRRMDGSVDFYRGWEDYKHGFGKADGEYWLGLQSIHLLTARKKYELRVDLEDFENRTVHATYSEFAVAPNAISAEENGYSLLVQGFSDGGAGDSMSYHNGLKFSTFDKNPQGSTNCAEINQGAFWYKACHMVNLNGLYLRGPHASYANGIHWATWSGYHYSLKAAVMKMRPSSVG is encoded by the exons CATTACCTCCTACTCTGCCTGGCTGCTTTGCTCAACCAACAAGTTCTCATGATGCCACTCATCAACTGGAATAAGCACCAGCTGAAACTGGATACTCGACCCCTGATGTTTCCCGTCAGACTCTTGG GAGTGGATGCAAGAACCTTGAACCGTGGGATTCCCTGGCTCAGTGTTGCCTTGGACTGTGTGGATATATTTCATCAAGGCTTCCACACCAGTGGGGTTTATCCGATCTATCCCTCTGGACCATTCCTTCCACTGAGTGTCTACTGTGACATGGAGACTGATGGAGGAGGATGGACA GTGTTTCAGAGAAGAATGGATGGCTCTGTTGACTTCTACAGAGGATGGGAGGATTACAAGCATGGCTTTGGGAAGGCGGATGGTGAATATTGGCTAG GACTGCAGAGCATACACTTGTTAACAGCGAGGAAGAAATATGAGCTACGAGTTGACTTGGAGGACTTTGAGAACAGGACTGTTCATGCCACGTATAGCGAGTTTGCAGTGGCCCCCAATGCCATTAGTGCAGAAGAAAATGGTTATAGTCTCCTTGTCCAGGGATTCTCTGATGGAGGCGCAG GGGACTCAATGTCCTACCATAACGGACTCAAGTTCAGCACGTTCGACAAGAATCCCCAGGGTTCCACAAACTGTGCCGAGATCAACCAGGGAGCCTTTTGGTACAAGGCGTGCCACATGGTGAACCTTAATGGTCTCTACCTCAGAGGCCCGCATGCTTCTTACGCCAATGGAATTCACTGGGCGACATGGTCTGGGTATCATTATTCTCTCAAAGCTGCTGTCATGAAAATGAGGCCATCATCTGTGGGTTAG